A window of Bacillota bacterium genomic DNA:
CGCTGAGTACTTCAGCTGCCCAGAGTGCGGCCAAGGTCGTGACCTGGAAGTTGGGTATGAACGCTGCTGTCACCTCGCTTGAGGTACAAGCTGCAAACAAGTTCGCTGAGCTAGTTCGGGAGAAGTCCGGCGGCGCAATGGTCGTTCAAGTCTTCCCTGCAGGCCAGTTAGGAGACTCCATAGCCCAAATAGAGAACGTGATCGTAGGCGCACAGGAGATGTACGCCAACTCTGCAAGCTGGAATTCGCAGTTCGTGAAGGATTTCAACGTCTTGACCATGCCT
This region includes:
- the dctP gene encoding TRAP transporter substrate-binding protein DctP, whose amino-acid sequence is MNAAVTSLEVQAANKFAELVREKSGGAMVVQVFPAGQLGDSIAQIENVIVGAQEMYANSASWNSQFVKDFNVLTMPFLVRDLNHLTVFMSSPIYAKWCQEYIDKHGIRILADNWM